aataatttgtttacaagttgaattaaaatggtgaaatttataaatgtaattCTAGTGAGCGCACACCCAATCAAGTCGTTTTCTGTATTCTACTAAGGATGTAGAGTGCGATGCAGCAAGCAATGGTGTAGCATAAGCAGCTCGACCAAGCTCTAAATAAGATTCATAAGTCACATCGACTTACCTGTTTCTTCACTAGCAGGTCAACGTGTTCTACGGTGTGTCTGTggttgaaaagaaaaaactacCGTAAACATCAGCGAATCAAGAACTCTTGAGTCCCCACTTGTGAACAAGCCGTCAGTGTACCTTTTTATACCATCCCCCAACAATGATGGCAGGTACAGTatcctattttatttttctttaattttattagttattttgaggtttagggggtatttaggggcacctaaagggttaattccgatttctgCGGTAATTCTCGTTCGTAAtccgggggactacctgtaatttgttttgcattgtacagattttttcccccttttttgatAAAGACTAAACACAAAATAgaaaaagatttatttcaaatgagaaaaaaaaaagaagaagtaaaacaaacaaatttttaacacataaatgcaaaattttagaaatgaacatgcaaaatgaaatgaaaaattactaaatattacattgaTAAAATGCAAAGTAACCAAAAAGGTTTGACTATGTTAAAAAAGAATACGttagggaaaaaataaaaagcctgtttagatcaattttgtaaCTGATGGAATTAAAAATGCCAAAGAAACGTTGAATTGACAATCTCAATACCTacaaattaccataattttcggaatgTGGTGTCCACATACTACTACACTAAAACACTTGCAGCTCAATGGCCtgtaaaaatccagaaataagcCGCgcaggactataaaccacaaatTGAATGAATAAAGTATTTTCCCCTTTTTCCCTTTTAGCCAAGCTGGACATTGCCGCAAATGTGATTGCTGAAAACTTGGGTCGTAACTGGCGTAGATTAGGACGACAGCTGGGTCTGACCGAAACTAAACTGGATTCCGTCTCAACGAGACATCCGAACGATTTGGACGAGACTGCCAGAGAGCTGCTGAAGGAATGGCGCAAGAATCGTGGATCCGAAGTCTGCGTTAAAGACTTAGTTAGGGCTCTCAGGGCATGCCACCAAAATCTCACAGCTGATAAAGTGGAGGATGCCTGGATGATACCTCAATAGAGAACCAATGACATATTAATATTTAACCCATGTATATAATGCAGCAGATTTGTGGTCATTTAGAATATGTATTAAGATATAGGTGCGCATAACACAATCTGAGATGGTTGGAAAGACCagtttatttacagtatttgcccggtaaataaaattcttttttacttgtacttgagtatattttatttatttatttttttggacgactacttttacttgagtaataatattttgaagtaccgctacttttacttgagtaaaatttttggctaccctACCCACTTCTGGCAAACAGACGTCGACGTAACTCAGACCTTACAGCTCGTTCCACCTGCTGAAATAAGGAATCCgaaaatgaaattttaaatcacaatttaatagaaataatttttaaaataattaaaacaaatcattaaaattattgaaataatcatagaataaataaatagaaatacaaattaattgatcatttaaaatattaaaataatgagtcattaaacattttttaaataaaaattaatgatttaaaataagttcataaaataattaatcatgaaaataattaaaaatacattcattccTTTTcaatgccgcttatcctcacaagggtcgcggttatgctggagcctatcctggCTTACTACGGACAGTAGGTGGCGTACggcctgaatcggttgccagccaatcgcaggccaCAATGACCCGTACAACCATTCACGTAtacactcatacctatggacaatttagagtgttccatCAGCCTACCACgcgtgtttttggaatgtggggggaaatcgGAGTCCCCGGAGAAAAACCCACGTAGGCACGGGgctaacatgcaaactccacacaggatggCCGGAGCTCTAAGATtgtacccttgatctcagaactgtgaagcagacgtgctaaccactcagccacctaattaaaaataattaatcattgaaataattaaattaaaaaaaaaagaaacaatgtAATATATCAGGCGTGAAATATTTGGGCTATAATTTGACTTCAGGTATGACATTATCACAGAAAGCTGCTACCGTATAATAGACATATTTTCAGGTGATTCTCTTTAAATGTACACcataccaaaaaataaataaatacaagtacTGGGACTGAAATTCTTACATAACACGAAAGTGACTTGGTTGTATTTATTGTCGTATTTCGTGTTTTtatgacatattaaaaatatctgtaattactcgaactaaaaaaaacaaaagcttttGTTGGAGAAAAGTACATCTTTTATGCCTTCAGGAACCTAGCTACTGAGTTTCTAAAGAAAAATCCATGTTGATAAAGGTTCTTCaggtcatttttaaagtatgtATCATTCAATTAACTGTACAGTTTACCTACTTATTGTGGTCatgcaaaaaagtaattcagGTTTATAAATTGTGCGTGTAAGAAAACATTACTCTGTACAAGCCTGACATCAGAGAGTGTACAGCCGAGGTTTTCAAAAGACAAATTTAGACTGCTAAATGGTGTGGATACATTTTATTATAATTCATTAAAAGATACATAAAGTTGCtcttattcaaaaaaaaaaaaaaaacaggggttttgaggaagaaaaaaaataatgccaatgTTTAAGTCTTCAGGAAAGTATGTAATGGGTAAAAATAGGAGGCTTTACGAGCATGCCTCAAACACAAAGATCCTTCCAAAATGGAAGGGTTACCAGACTAATTTCCGGATAGCCCCAAAAATTATGTGACCAATTTGATGCGTTAAATACTCCTAACATGCATgcttttggaatgtgggaggaaacttgAGTACCCGTCGTAAACCCCACACAGGAAGGAGGAGGAACAAGCAAACCTTACACAATGATGCATGACAGTCagacattcagtcatgacagtgccACCTCAATTACATTGAATTGTATTATGAGCAGAAAGTtaaatgaatagttttatggcTAAAGTGTTTTTAGAATTATTTTTGAATAAATCGTACCAATGAGAAAGGTGACTCATCTTCAAACTGTGTACACGTATGACCATTGACAACGCCGGTATGTAACTACCTAACtcttatttgaatgttttttttatcaaacttgGTAACACAACATATACTGTTttgaatatttatttagttCACTTGGATTGACTCAGGTATGAGATAAGTGTATGTACGTAGTGGTAGCTTTTGGAATACAAAAGGACAGATGGTTAAAAATGGTCCAACATATTCCCTCATCATTGTTcagatatgtacagtatgctttTCGAGGTACCGTAGTTGTTGCTTGTTGCACTTTTTAAGTGAAAACGTTTGCAAAACAGCACTTATTATGCAATTACAAGATGATTTTGTTTTGTAAGAGAAGGTACACCAACTGTATCAGTATTTCTGTATTTCTTCAGGATGTGAAAGGAATGAatatatgcacaaaacaaatgcgtactgtactaaagtaatgtgaaatgaatgaatatatgcacaaaacaaatgcgtaCTGTACTAAAGTAATGTTCAGGAAATCTTTTGAAATAACGAGATAATCGTATCattgcagatatttttaaatacataactGTCTAGGGCTTTGAAGCCTGCTTTTTTGCCCCTACCTTTAACCTCTCCTTGTCCCCTTGTTGAAATTGACACTTTCAGATGTATGTTTTATTGCGTTGTAGGTGTTTGCAGGTACTAGCAGTGGGGTGGAGATGGCTAGTAGAACTCAGCTGGCTGTCCATTTGGTCTGGATACTGTTTAAACTTATTCATTGCGCTtactaaattctttaaaaatatactAACATATAACTCTTCAGATGTAGCATTGTTTATGTTCAATATTCTATGTTGTGtaattttgtgaacattagttcctatttgttttttgttatgctaCTCGGTTTATTAAATTGGACACTCTTGAACTAATATGTTTGTAATGAAACTGAGTTGTACACCAACCTATTGtttgctcattttaatggtaagaaggcagttgtcgttcttaaacacataaagttaacttgtaaccagctttgttaatcttactttaaaaaaataatgagttacagttgcaaatgacttctccccaaaagtaaatgagttagtaactcatgtactgtataattTATTCATCTTGCttactaaactctttaaaaacatactaacaataaaataattacattaccaTAAATGTTTAATTAAGCATAAAGTTTATAAACATTGCGTTTTGAAGTAAATCCTTAATCTGTTATTATTGATGTacgtttttgtgtaccgttaccttCAACTGGAAACAGGGCTGTTTGAGAAAACCATCTGGGGGCTGCGTGTGCCCCCCTCTCTAATCCCTATCATAAAAGTCAACACGTTTGTGGCTCCTCTCTATCCCCTAACAAGCCCAAAAAGACTCCATCTCAACCAAGCATAacgtgctttcaaataatgttttttgaacaatatatattgttgaaataatgttatttatttttacaataatATTAAAGTACTCAATTAATATTCAAAATTAAGTTTGTTAAACTTATATCCAtctacttttttatattgtaagAAATCTATGTTAGTAACATGCGGATGTTGTAATCTCAATGACCTATAAATCTaaaagttactttttttttcttttttttttctcccctgaaCATAGAAGacgatattttgttttttggtgtgatAGTTGATGTTTTAAATAGAACACTCTACCACTAATACAATTTTAACGAAACTGAGTTGGACACTGTCCTACTGTTTGCTCATTTTAATAGTAAGACGGCAGTTGTTGTTCTTAAACACaaaagttaacttgtaaccactgttgttcatcttactttaaaaagtaatgagttacagttacaaattacttttgcCAAAAAAGTAAATGAGCTAGCAACTCATGGTGTGTATAAACTTATTCATCTCGCttactaaactctttaaaaaaagataCTAACAAGGAAATAATTAATCATCATAAATGTTTAAACATGCATATAGTTTATAAGCAATGCGTTTTAAAGTAAGTCTTCCAAACCCCCTGAATTACAAGTATTAACAGAGGCCGTTTATGTAACGCTTGAGATGCAGCAGTCTTTtattttcaacattttatgtcacGTAATTTTAATTTCTAAGTGAATATTAGTTTCCATTTGTTTTTGTCATGGTAGGGGTCTTTTAAGTGGAACACTCTTGAACTAATACGTTTGCTATGAAACTGAGTTGTACATCGTCCTAATGTTTGCTCATCTTAATAGTAAGACGGTAGTTGTCGCTCTTAAACACAAACGTTAACTTGTAACCACTGTTGTTCAtcgtactttaaaaagtaatgagttacagttacaaattacttctgccAAAAAAGTAAATGAGCTGGTAAGTCATGGTGTGTATAAACTTATTCATCTCACttactaaactctttaaaaacatactaacaataaaataattacattaccataaatgtttaaatatgcATACAGTTTATAAACAATGCGTTTTAAAGTAAGTCATCCAAACCCCCTGAATTACAAGTATTAACAGAGGCTGTTTATACAGCGCTTCAGATGCAGCATTCTTTtatattcaacattttatgtcatgTAATTTTAGTTTCTAAGTGGATGTTAGTTTCCATTTGTTTTTGTCATAGTTGGGGGTCTTTTAAATGGAACACTCTCCAACTAATACGTTTGTCATGAAACTGAGATGCAAATCGTCCCAATGTTTGCTCATTTTAATAGTAAGAAGGCAGTTGCCGTTCTTAAACACaaaagttaacttgtaaccagTGTCTTTAATTTTACGtttaaaaagtaatgagttacagttacaaatgacttctccccaaaagtaaaTGAATTAGTATCTCATGTAGTGTATAACTTTAGTCATCTCGCTCACTAATCTCTTTATAAACTTACTAACAACGAAAAAGTTACATTCCCATAAATGTCTAAATATACAGAGTTTAGAGACAATGTGTTTTGTAGTTGGAAGTAAATCCCCAAACCCCAAGAATTACCACTATTAACATTGACATAATATCTACCTAACACTTCAGATGCAGTACTCTTTCATATTCAGCATTTTATGTtatgcttttcatgttctacacgttattaccttatacattctataacatctttcacatcatagATGTTTCTCttaactgattgaagaataagaacactatttacagtattttggagcatttggtatttatttgtatCAAATATATtgcagtctgttaagaaaactcAAACCTAAACTTCGGGACCATTCACCagtgcaaatctctgaaactgtatgttaggtCTACTGCACAATAACCAGAACACTATGCTTCATTGCGCCGTAGGCGGGAGCTATCAAAGAGGGCGGAGTTTCGCGTCGAG
This Corythoichthys intestinalis isolate RoL2023-P3 chromosome 11, ASM3026506v1, whole genome shotgun sequence DNA region includes the following protein-coding sequences:
- the LOC130923868 gene encoding FAS-associated death domain protein-like; translation: MMAAKLDIAANVIAENLGRNWRRLGRQLGLTETKLDSVSTRHPNDLDETARELLKEWRKNRGSEVCVKDLVRALRACHQNLTADKVEDAWMIPQ